A DNA window from Sphingopyxis macrogoltabida contains the following coding sequences:
- a CDS encoding acyl-CoA dehydrogenase family protein, with amino-acid sequence MDFTFTDDQRQLRDALRGYLARNNGFPARTASARSASGWSESLWRGLADDLGILGVLVAEAAGGAGGDAVDMMVVMEELGANLLVEPYLETAVIGASALGAAGGREAELKAIASGSMRVAFAWAEAEARFDHMPYDSVASRTATGWRLDGAKAVVIAAPIATHFLVTARADEEPALFLVEAGAAGISLTAFPTIDGRRAADMRFDAVAIPESALVARGAEAIERLCDIATAMLGAEALGVMRVMLDDTIAFTRERRQFGQAIATFQVLQHRMVDMYMQLELATSAVYRAVLSLDAASAERARAVSAMKVTVAGACRFIGQNAIQLHGGMGMTDEVAVSHYFRRATVIESEFGSADWHRRRFASLSRAA; translated from the coding sequence ATGGACTTCACTTTCACCGACGACCAGCGTCAGTTGCGCGACGCGTTGCGCGGTTATCTGGCACGCAACAATGGATTTCCCGCGCGTACGGCGAGCGCCCGGAGTGCGTCGGGCTGGAGCGAATCGCTGTGGCGCGGGCTCGCCGACGATCTCGGTATCCTCGGCGTGCTCGTCGCCGAAGCAGCGGGCGGGGCCGGCGGCGATGCGGTCGACATGATGGTGGTGATGGAGGAACTGGGCGCCAACCTGCTTGTCGAGCCCTATCTTGAAACCGCAGTCATCGGCGCCTCGGCGCTGGGCGCCGCCGGAGGGCGCGAAGCCGAGCTGAAAGCGATCGCGAGCGGCAGCATGCGCGTTGCCTTTGCCTGGGCCGAGGCCGAAGCGCGCTTCGATCATATGCCGTACGATAGCGTCGCGTCGCGCACGGCCACCGGGTGGCGCCTCGACGGCGCCAAGGCGGTGGTGATCGCGGCACCGATCGCGACGCACTTTCTCGTCACGGCGCGCGCCGACGAGGAGCCGGCGCTGTTCCTCGTCGAAGCCGGTGCTGCCGGTATCTCGCTTACCGCTTTCCCGACTATCGACGGGCGCCGCGCGGCCGATATGCGCTTCGACGCCGTGGCGATACCCGAGAGCGCGCTCGTTGCGCGGGGCGCGGAAGCGATCGAGCGGTTATGCGATATCGCGACCGCGATGCTCGGCGCCGAAGCGCTTGGCGTGATGCGCGTGATGCTCGACGACACCATCGCCTTCACCCGCGAGCGCCGCCAGTTCGGGCAGGCGATCGCCACCTTTCAGGTGCTGCAGCACCGCATGGTCGACATGTATATGCAACTCGAGCTCGCAACTTCGGCTGTGTATCGTGCGGTGCTCAGTCTCGATGCCGCATCCGCCGAACGCGCGCGCGCCGTTTCGGCGATGAAGGTCACGGTCGCGGGCGCCTGTCGGTTCATCGGCCAGAATGCGATCCAGCTCCATGGCGGGATGGGCATGACCGACGAGGTCGCGGTGTCGCATTATTTCCGCCGCGCGACCGTCATCGAAAGCGAATTCGGATCGGCCGACTGGCACCGCCGCCGCTTCGCCAGCCTGTCGCGCGCGGCCTGA
- a CDS encoding acyl-CoA dehydrogenase family protein codes for MDIAWSADEIAFRDEVRAFLADKLTDDLRASGAHMTSVYADPDHARAWQAILHEKDWVAPSWPVEHGGTGWSLAQRYIWQRERIAAGAPPVSPMGVQMCGPAIIGHGSAEQKAFFLPRMLSGEHFWCQGYSETGSGSDLASLQCRAEEDGDHLVVTGQKLWSTHAHAANWGFFLVRTATLDRPQKGISFLLIDMTSPGITVVPTISPAGENIQNEIFLDNVRVPKSNVVGAIGDGWTVAKYLLEFERGGAAYAPGLQIDLDEIEQFASASRGDDGGRLIDDAAFADAMAQARIDVLALEIFEFRAMSDAGAGRYPHAIPSLMKIRGTELQQRITELRLLAAGRYGMAYQPQAGVSAGPVHFPHAEGGFAGPREAAIAPMRYVSERAASIYAGTNEIQRNIIAKIMGL; via the coding sequence ATGGATATCGCCTGGAGCGCCGACGAAATCGCTTTTCGCGACGAAGTGCGCGCCTTTCTCGCCGACAAGCTCACCGACGACCTGCGCGCTAGCGGCGCGCATATGACAAGCGTTTATGCCGACCCCGATCATGCGCGGGCGTGGCAGGCGATCCTGCACGAAAAAGACTGGGTCGCGCCGTCCTGGCCGGTCGAGCATGGCGGCACCGGCTGGAGCCTCGCGCAGCGCTACATCTGGCAGCGCGAACGCATCGCCGCCGGCGCGCCGCCGGTCTCGCCGATGGGCGTGCAGATGTGCGGCCCGGCGATCATCGGGCATGGCAGCGCGGAGCAGAAGGCGTTTTTCCTGCCGCGCATGCTGTCGGGCGAGCATTTCTGGTGTCAGGGCTATTCGGAAACCGGCTCGGGCTCCGACCTCGCCAGCCTGCAATGCCGTGCCGAAGAGGATGGCGATCATCTGGTCGTCACCGGCCAGAAATTGTGGAGCACGCACGCGCATGCCGCGAACTGGGGCTTCTTCCTTGTCCGCACCGCGACGCTCGACCGGCCGCAAAAGGGGATCAGCTTTCTGCTGATCGACATGACTAGCCCCGGCATCACCGTCGTGCCGACGATCTCGCCCGCCGGCGAGAATATCCAGAACGAGATTTTCCTCGATAATGTGCGCGTGCCCAAGTCCAACGTCGTCGGCGCAATCGGCGACGGCTGGACCGTCGCCAAATATCTGCTCGAGTTCGAACGCGGCGGCGCCGCCTATGCGCCGGGGCTGCAGATCGATCTCGACGAAATCGAGCAATTCGCCAGCGCGTCGCGCGGCGACGATGGCGGACGTCTGATCGACGATGCCGCCTTCGCCGACGCCATGGCGCAGGCGCGGATCGACGTACTGGCACTCGAAATCTTCGAATTTCGCGCGATGAGCGATGCGGGGGCGGGCCGTTATCCGCATGCCATCCCCTCGCTGATGAAGATCCGCGGGACCGAATTACAACAGCGGATCACCGAACTGCGCCTGCTCGCCGCGGGACGTTATGGCATGGCTTATCAGCCGCAGGCCGGCGTGTCGGCCGGCCCCGTCCACTTTCCCCATGCGGAGGGCGGCTTTGCCGGGCCGCGCGAGGCCGCGATCGCGCCGATGCGCTACGTCAGCGAACGCGCCGCGTCGATCTATGCCGGGACCAACGAGATCCAGCGCAACATCATCGCCAAGATCATGGGCCTCTAA
- a CDS encoding crotonase/enoyl-CoA hydratase family protein produces the protein MTEVLAERRGHVLILTINRPEARNAVNAAVHVGLGEGLELAEADPEIRAVIVTGAGDQAFCAGADLKALSRGERLEPEDKAQRAWGFAGFVRHPIGKPIIAAVNGFALGGGTELALASDIVIAADHAQFGLPEVKRGIIAAAGGAFRIVQQLPQKVAMQILLTGEPISAQRALDLGLANEVVPLDRLMETALDFADRIAVNAPLAVQASKRIAMGIAEGRIASDEDFWEANKRETRLVFTSEDSREGPRAFAEKRQPVWQAR, from the coding sequence ATGACCGAAGTGCTCGCCGAACGTCGCGGCCATGTCCTGATCCTGACGATCAACCGGCCCGAGGCCCGCAACGCGGTGAACGCCGCCGTCCATGTCGGGCTTGGCGAAGGCCTCGAGCTGGCCGAGGCCGACCCCGAAATTCGCGCGGTGATCGTCACCGGCGCCGGCGATCAGGCCTTTTGTGCGGGCGCCGACCTCAAAGCGCTCTCGCGCGGCGAACGGCTGGAGCCAGAGGACAAGGCGCAGCGCGCGTGGGGTTTTGCAGGCTTTGTCCGGCATCCGATCGGCAAGCCGATCATCGCCGCGGTCAACGGCTTCGCGCTCGGCGGCGGCACCGAACTCGCGCTGGCGTCCGATATCGTCATCGCCGCCGACCATGCGCAATTCGGCCTGCCCGAGGTCAAGCGCGGCATCATTGCCGCGGCGGGCGGTGCTTTCCGCATCGTCCAGCAGCTCCCGCAAAAGGTCGCGATGCAGATATTGCTGACCGGAGAGCCGATTTCGGCGCAGCGCGCGCTCGACCTCGGCCTCGCCAACGAGGTGGTGCCGCTCGACCGGCTGATGGAGACCGCGCTCGATTTCGCCGATCGCATTGCGGTCAACGCCCCGCTCGCGGTGCAGGCGAGCAAGCGGATCGCGATGGGCATCGCCGAAGGGCGGATCGCCAGCGATGAGGATTTCTGGGAAGCGAACAAGCGCGAAACACGCCTCGTTTTCACGTCCGAGGATTCGCGCGAAGGCCCGCGGGCCTTTGCCGAAAAGCGCCAGCCCGTCTGGCAGGCTCGCTGA
- a CDS encoding acetyl-CoA acetyltransferase — MSDENIPIIVGVGQINDRPENPVDGHSPVGLMAEALRIAEMDAGGALLADADYLGIVQQISFRDIRDARDPLAQELGIAPATMVQSEGPNGDSPVMLLNEAANRIGAGESRIALVCGAEALRTAAARAAAQESGRRIDATREAAQRREPSYAQQYGLVAPVDVYPLYENALRASLGQSFAEAQAESGMIWSLFSEVAAANPNAWLRKPVSADEVIAPSESNRPIAFPYNKLMVANASVNQGAAFIVTSVAEARRRGIAEDRWIYVGNGAAAHEPNSPLQRDRYDHSASMEVSIRRTLALNDVDPSGLDIVELYSCFPCIPKLARRIIDWPAERPATVFGGLTFGGGPIGNYMGHAIASMTDRLRVDGGTGLLFANGGYATHNHSIVISSEPITAASFPRSYDYQEEADAMRDAIPALARDYLGDATIESYTILYRRDGLPKAGVVVARTPAGERTLAHVPPGDEAVLRRLADAEADPVGATGRIVEGAALREWRFA; from the coding sequence ATGTCGGACGAGAATATCCCCATCATCGTCGGCGTCGGCCAGATCAACGATCGACCGGAAAACCCCGTGGACGGACACAGCCCGGTCGGCTTGATGGCCGAGGCCCTCCGGATCGCCGAAATGGATGCCGGAGGCGCGTTGCTTGCCGACGCCGATTATCTCGGCATCGTCCAGCAGATATCGTTCCGCGACATCCGCGACGCGCGCGACCCGCTGGCCCAGGAACTCGGCATCGCACCCGCGACGATGGTGCAAAGCGAAGGGCCGAACGGCGACAGTCCGGTCATGCTGCTCAACGAGGCGGCGAACCGGATCGGGGCCGGCGAATCCCGGATCGCGCTGGTCTGCGGTGCCGAGGCGCTGCGAACCGCGGCGGCGAGAGCGGCGGCACAGGAATCCGGTCGCCGCATCGACGCGACGCGCGAAGCAGCGCAGCGGCGCGAGCCGAGCTATGCCCAGCAATATGGGCTGGTGGCGCCGGTCGATGTGTATCCGCTTTACGAAAATGCGCTCCGTGCATCGCTCGGGCAAAGTTTCGCCGAGGCGCAGGCCGAGAGCGGGATGATCTGGTCGCTTTTTTCGGAGGTCGCGGCCGCCAATCCGAACGCCTGGCTTCGCAAGCCGGTCAGTGCCGACGAGGTGATCGCACCGTCGGAAAGCAACCGGCCGATCGCCTTCCCCTATAACAAGCTGATGGTCGCCAACGCTTCGGTCAACCAGGGCGCCGCCTTCATCGTGACGAGTGTTGCGGAGGCGCGCCGGCGCGGTATCGCGGAGGATCGCTGGATCTATGTCGGCAATGGCGCCGCCGCTCACGAACCGAACAGCCCGCTGCAGCGCGATCGTTACGACCATAGTGCGAGCATGGAGGTTTCGATCCGCCGGACCCTGGCGCTGAATGATGTCGACCCGTCGGGGCTAGACATCGTCGAATTGTACAGCTGTTTTCCCTGCATCCCGAAGCTCGCCCGCCGGATCATCGATTGGCCCGCCGAACGGCCAGCCACGGTCTTTGGCGGGCTGACCTTCGGCGGCGGGCCGATCGGCAACTATATGGGCCACGCCATTGCGAGCATGACCGATCGGTTGCGGGTGGATGGCGGCACGGGGCTGCTCTTTGCAAATGGCGGTTACGCGACGCACAATCACAGCATCGTGATCAGCAGCGAGCCGATCACCGCGGCCTCCTTTCCCCGCAGCTACGACTATCAGGAGGAGGCTGACGCGATGCGCGATGCAATTCCGGCGCTGGCGCGCGACTATCTGGGCGACGCGACCATCGAAAGCTACACGATCCTCTATCGGCGCGACGGATTGCCAAAGGCGGGCGTGGTTGTCGCCAGGACCCCGGCGGGCGAGCGGACGCTCGCCCATGTCCCACCCGGCGATGAAGCCGTGCTGCGCCGGCTGGCCGATGCGGAGGCGGATCCTGTCGGCGCCACCGGCCGGATCGTAGAGGGCGCGGCGCTTCGCGAATGGCGCTTTGCGTGA